A genomic stretch from Thalassophryne amazonica chromosome 18, fThaAma1.1, whole genome shotgun sequence includes:
- the LOC117531176 gene encoding LOW QUALITY PROTEIN: T-box transcription factor TBX6-like (The sequence of the model RefSeq protein was modified relative to this genomic sequence to represent the inferred CDS: inserted 4 bases in 3 codons; deleted 3 bases in 2 codons) encodes MLGVEMYPGLNLRPQRLNECFYRDRDAPPTMPLFPSSCEAVAKALPPRLLAPPVPREATTKTHSEVKMELENSSLWKQFCSVGTEMIITKKGRRMFPGLRLKVSGLNISLRYILLLDIVPADNSRYRFQYGVWQAIGGAEARLPDRVFIHPDSPATGAHWQSRTISFHYAKLTNNTLDSHGHIILHXLHRYQPRIHVIDARDVMRWGGGQHTFIFPETQFVTVTAYQNSKITELKINSNPFAKGFRENGMNSKRQRDARQKRKISVLTETLDIVTCDPLDSAEVLPEATVNTNNSDLLALTSLPDPTCGYRPDDACYRDGLIPEPTVDLNQPFISSQMPDITMTIASEMQETPGNQAANNGVIERSDSLGEPDYASNYPAAQVSSLFPSAPLPQPSSSFSSLSVPNLPDTSDPRPAAELQPPSDSSFPSIPPMNCPILSSSPTSSSLQQTSFTYPTPPPSNSSSPQPLLTXIARHPIPVVAPHTPTDDSSLPAPPTTCQSGLLGQMSARTLQSDPVNAPPFTAQSAPNLNPAAVHPSALTLSCSLPPHGAPTSLSFPSVPPHVQNLTFPNVSLSSAHPPLHLPNFSQTQAPSLSAAFPSSSFTHPSSSLPHPPFQPSSCMAASSSASLPQMAHSQHSSAPPVEIGVISQFNSAAPYRPEMALHHLPLLXQLDPSLPAPSPLYSPFPSSTPCKDPHSPLSVPLQHIYKQHQHAHAHPQGPAWI; translated from the exons ATGCTCGGCGTGGAGATGTACCCCGGACTGAACCTCAGACCACAAAGACTCAACGAGTGTTTCTACAGAG ACCGGGATGCTCCTCCCACCATGCCACTCTTCCCATCTTCCTGTGAGGCAGTGGCCAAAGCCCTGCCCCCAAGGCTGCTGGCCCCTCCTGTCCCTCGCGAGGCCACAACCAAAACCCACAGTGAAGTGAAGATGGAACTGGAGAATTCTTCGTTATGGAAACAGTTCTGTTCAGTCGGCACAGAGATGATCATCACAAAGAAGGGCAG ACGGATGTTTCCTGGGTTGAGGTTGAAGGTTTCAGGACTGAACATATCTCTCCGTTACATCCTCCTCCTGGATATCGTCCCAGCAGATAACTCACGCTATCGATTCCAGTATGGTGTCTGGCAGGCCATAGGAGGGGCAGAGGCGAGGCTTCCAGACCGGGTGTTCATCCACCCGGACTCCCCCGCCACGGGTGCTCACTGGCAGAGCCGCACCATCTCTTTCCACTATGCCAAGCTCACCAACAACACGCTGGACTCACACGGACAC atcattttgc TCCTGCACCGCTACCAACCCAGAATTCATGTTATTGATGCGAGAGACGTGATGAGGTGGGGCGGAGGTCAGCACACCTTTATTTTTCCTGAGACCCAGTTTGTCACCGTCACAGCCTACCAGAACAGCAAG attACAGAGCTGAAGATCAACTCTAACCCCTTTGCTAAAGGCTTCAGAGAGAATGGCATGAACAGCAAAAG GCAAAGAGATGCACGACAGAAACGCAAAATTTCTGTTCTGACAGAAACCTTGGATATCG TGACCTGTGACCCATTGGACTCTGCTGAGGTACTGCCTGAGGCCACTGTCAACACCAACAACAGTGACCTCCTCGCCCTGACCTCACTGCCTGACCCCACCTGTGGCTACAGACCAGACGACGCCTGCTACCGGGATGGTCTGATCCCAGAGCCGACAGTAGACCTTAACCAGCCGTTTATCTCATCCCAAATGCCCGACATCACCATGACCATAGCCAGTGAAATGCAGGAGACACCTGGAAATCAGGCAGCAAATAACGGTGTAATTGAAAG atcAGATAGTTTGGGTGAGCCAGATTATGCCTCCAACTATCCTGCTGCTCAGGTCAGCTCC CTCTTTCCCTCAGCTCCTCTTCCTCAGCCGTCATCCTCCTTCTCCTCCCTCTCTGTCCCCAATCTTCCGGACACGTCTGATCCTCGGCCTGCTGCCGAGCTCCAGCCTCCCTCTGACTCCAGCTTTCCCTCCATCCCTCCCATGAACTGTCCTATTCTGTCATCCTCTCCCACTTCCTCCTCACTGCAGCAGACCTCCTTCACCTACCCAACTCCACCCCCTTCCAACTCCTCCTCGCCACAGCCGCTCCTCAC TATCGCCCGACATCCAATCCCGGTGGTCGCTCCTCATACGCCCACCGACGACTCCTCTCTTCCTGCTCCGCCTACCACGTGTCAGTCGGGCCTGCTGGGTCAAATGTCAGCCAGGACTCTGCAAAGTGACCCTGTAAATGCTCCTCCGTTTACCGCTCAGTCAGCCCCCAACCTGAACCCAGCAGCTGTCCATCCCTCTGCCCTCACTCTGTCGTGCTCCCTACCTCCTCACGGAGCTCCCACTTCTCTTTCCTTCCCCTCTGTTCCTCCCCACGTGCAGAATCTGACGTTTCCAAATGTGTCTCTCAGCTCTGCCCATCCTCCTCTCCACCTCCCAAATTTCAGCCAAACTCAAGCTCCATCCCTTTCTGCTGCCTTTCCTTCCTCCTCCTTCACTCATCCCTCATCCTCCCTTCCTCACCCCCCTTTCCAGCCCTCCTCTTGCATGGCTGCCTCCTCCTCTGCTTCACTGCCACAGATGGCCCATTCTCAGCACTCCTCAGCTCCTCCTGTCGAAATAGGAGTCATCTCCCAGTTCAACTCAGCTGCCCCCTATCGACCAGAGATGGCACTGCACCACctgcctcttc cacagctggaTCCATCTCTTCCTGCACCTTCACCTCTCTACTCCCCTTTTCCT TCCTCTACACCTTGTAAGGACCCTCACTCGCCCCTCTCCGTCCCACTCCAGCACATCTACAAACAGCACCAGCATGCCCACGCCCATCCTCAGGGACCTGCCTGGATTTGA